The proteins below are encoded in one region of Macadamia integrifolia cultivar HAES 741 unplaced genomic scaffold, SCU_Mint_v3 scaffold2825, whole genome shotgun sequence:
- the LOC122067307 gene encoding uncharacterized protein LOC122067307 has translation MALEAKNKTGFIDGSLTAPASDSADFAHWVRCNSMVRSWLMHSTISSISHSILWLDSAHDIWVNLHDRFSPKNAPRTFEMRCALSTHVQGTDSISAYYTILKGYRDELLSYHALPPCSCGALKTLHEFREPIILLGLNDSYAAVCSQILLMDPLPSVNKAYSILLQEERQRTLHDSRSTMLDQVTMAVSRPPFALTSRFGGSSSKPHYHCT, from the coding sequence ATGGCACTTGAGGCCAAGAATAAAACTGGTTTCATTGATGGGTCTCTCACAGCTCCTGCTTCTGACTCTGCGGATTTTGCTCATTGGGTTCGTTGTAACAGCATGGTGCGCTCTTGGCTTatgcattccactatttcttctatttctcaCAGCATCCTTTGGCTCGATTCAGCACATGACATTTGGGTCAATCTCCATGATCGTTTttctccaaagaatgccccTCGCACATTCGAGATGCGTTGTGCTCTCTCTACGCACGTACAAGGCACTGATTCCATTTCTGCTTATTATACCATTCTCAAAGGTTATCGCGATGAATTGTTATCTTATCATGCTCTTCCTCCTTGTTCTTGTGGTGCACTGAAGACACTTCATGAGTTTCGTGAACCGATCATTCTTCTAGGTTTAAATGACTCTTATGCAGCTGTTTGCAGCCAAATTCTATTGATGGACCCCTTGCCTTCTGTCAACAAGGCATATTCTATTCTCCTTCAGGAGGAACGACAACGAACCTTACATGATTCCCGTTCCACCATGCTCGATCAAGTTACCATGGCTGTATCTCGTCCACCATTTGCTCTCACCTCACGttttggtggttcatcttctaAACCACACTATCATTGTACCTAG